In Zingiber officinale cultivar Zhangliang chromosome 1A, Zo_v1.1, whole genome shotgun sequence, a genomic segment contains:
- the LOC122010316 gene encoding 39S ribosomal protein L41-A, mitochondrial-like, which translates to MPLGLIIGLTSAVRRKRTSSLSILSSKRGPRDYYEGKNCKPTGFHTRKGGYVIMDEKMPRYVVPDLTDFKLKPYVSQCPRVANVGSTTAESSGAAKVNVG; encoded by the exons atgCCTCTGGGATTGATAATAGGACTGACTAGTGCAGTTCGGAGAAAGAGAACTTCATCACTGTCTATATTATCTTCCAAAAGAGGGCCAAGAGACTACTACGAGGGAAAGAACTGCAAGCCCACTGGATTTCACACTCGGAAAG GTGGTTATGTTATAATGGATGAGAAGATGCCGCGTTATGTAGTTCCAGATTTGACGGATTTTAAG CTCAAGCCATATGTATCACAATGCCCTCGAGTTGCAAATGTCGGCTCGACCACAGCAGAATCTTCCGGGGCAGCCAAAGTAAATGTAGGTTAA
- the LOC122035711 gene encoding 40S ribosomal protein S29-like: MGHSNVWNSHPKSYGPGSRVCRVCGNPHAIIRKYGLMCCRQCFRSNAKEIGFIKYR; this comes from the exons ATGGGGCACTCGAACGTCTGGAACTCGCATCCAAAGAGCTATGGCCCTGGATCCCGGGTTTG CCGTGTTTGTGGCAATCCTCATGCGATTATAAGAAAGTATGGTCTTATGTGCTGCAGGCAATGCTTCCGCAGCAATGCCAAAGAAATTGGCTTTATTAAG TATCGCTGA